Proteins co-encoded in one Microcebus murinus isolate Inina chromosome 5, M.murinus_Inina_mat1.0, whole genome shotgun sequence genomic window:
- the LOC142870889 gene encoding guanine nucleotide-binding protein G(I)/G(S)/G(O) subunit gamma-5: protein MSGSSSVAAMKKVVQQLRMEAGLNRVKVSQAAADLKQFCLQNAQHDPLLTGVSSSTNPFRPQKVCSFL, encoded by the coding sequence ATGTCTGGTTCCTCCAGCGTCGCCGCTATGAAGAAAGTGGTTCAACAGCTCCGGATGGAGGCCGGGCTCAACCGTGTTAAAGTTTCCCAGGCAGCTGCAGACTTGAAACAATTCTGTCTGCAGAATGCTCAACATGATCCTCTGCTGACTGGAGTATCTTCAAGTACAAATCCCTTCAGACCCCAGAAAGTCTGTTCCTTTTTGTAG